In Fusarium oxysporum f. sp. lycopersici 4287 chromosome 4, whole genome shotgun sequence, a genomic segment contains:
- a CDS encoding 60S ribosomal protein L3, which produces MSHRKYEAPRHGSLAYLPRKRAARHRGKVKSFPKDDPKKPVHLTAAMGYKAGMTTIVRDLDRPGAKANKKEIVEAVTIVDTPPMIVVGLVGYIETPRGLRSLTTVWAEHLSDELKRRFYKNWYKSKKKAFTKYAKKHSENNGASITRELERIKKYCTVVRVLAHTQIRKTPLKQKKAHLMEIQVNGGSIADKVSFGQELFEKPVDISSIFEQDEMIDVVAVTKGHGFEGVTARWGTKKLPRKTHKGLRKVACIGAWHPSHVQWTVARAGQRGYHHRTSVNHKIYRIGKGDADDNAATEIDVTKKTITPLGGFVRYGEVNNDFVMVKGSIPGTKKRVMTLRKTMFPQTSRRALEKVSLKWIDTSSEFGHGAFQTPAEKKQYQGTLKKDLASA; this is translated from the exons ATGAGT CACCGAAAGTATGAGGCTCCCCGCCACGGCTCCCTGGCTTATCTGCCCAGGAAGCGCGCTGCTCGTCACCGTGGAAAGGTCAAGTC CTTCCCTAAGGATGACCCCAAGAAGCCTGTCCACCTGACAGCCGCTATGGGTTACAAGGCTGGTATGACCACCATCGTTCGTGACCTCGACCGACCTGGcgccaaggccaacaagaaggagattgttGAGGCGGTTACTATCGTCGATACCCCACCT ATGATCGTTGTTGGTCTTGTGGGATACATCGAGACTCCCCGAGGCCTGCGATCCCTCACCACCGTTTGGGCCGAGCATCTGAGCGACGAGCTTAAGCGCCGATTCTACAAGAACTGGTacaagagcaagaagaaggctttcACCAAGTACGCCAAGAAGCACTCCGAGAACAACGGTGCCTCCATCACCCGCGAGCTCGAGCGCATCAAGAAGTACTGCACCGTCGTCCGTGTCCTCGCCCACACTCAGATCCGAAAGACCCCTctcaagcagaagaaggcccaCCTTATGGAGATCCAGGTCAACGGTGGTTCCATCGCCGACAAGGTCTCTTTCGGTCAGGAGCTCTTCGAGAAGCCCGTTGATATCTCCAGCATCTTCGAGCAGGATGAGATGATTGACGTCGTTGCCGTCACCAAGGGTCACGGATTCGAAGGTGTCACCGCCCGTTGGGGCACCAAGAAGCTTCCTCGCAAGACCCATAAGGGTCTCCGAAAGGTTGCTTGTATCGGTGCTTGGCATCCTTCCCACGTCCAGTGGACTGTTGCCCGTGCTGGTCAGAGGGGTTACCATCACCGAACCTCCGTCAACCACAAGATCTACCGCATTGGTAAGGGCGATGCTGACGACAACGCCGCCACTGAGATCGATGTCACCAAGAAGACCATCACTCC TCTCGGTGGTTTCGTTCGCTATGGTGAGGTCAACAACGACTTCGTCATGGTCAAGGGTTCCATCCCTGGTACCAAGAAGCGAGTCATGACTCTCCGAAAGACCATGTTCCCCCAGACCTCCCGAAGAGCCCTCGAGAAGGTCAGCCTCAAGTGGATCGACACCTCGTCCGAGTTTGGACACGGTGCTTTCCAGACCCCtgcggagaagaagcagtaCCAGGGTACCCTCAAGAAGGATCTTGCCTCCGCTTAG
- a CDS encoding DNA polymerase iota subunit, with the protein MEPPRKKRPKRNDARIILQFDYDCFYAQVFENKDAKLKKLPLGVKQKNCLATCNYNARARGLTKLMSVSEAKRLCPELVLVDGEDLTPFRDMSKTLFNFFKTFSWNHKVERLGFDEVFMDVTDIIEYNLSCLNRASLEESFFCLSKSNPERGFHCDVTSIAGCVEGLAISTPDLNNPAYMRLMLGSHFAQFLRQQVEEKYGFTSTCGISTNKMLSKLVGSKNKPRNQTTLMAITEDEVIAFVDTHKLRRIPGLGFKTVQVLGTQAGADMSKGVSEIPELSDNPVTVADVRLHPDISPGAIEKLLTGPGSEKGVGVRIWSLLHGVDPTEVKEASDVPTQISIEDTYKGLDTLAHITEELHKLSCSLIRRMRTDLLVPDDGADTPGAQKWIARPKTLRLALRTWAYLHSAQGQNYSRVSRSGSLPHFIFDSKDDIAHIAERLVSEALLPLLRRLSPEKGQRWNLQMLNICVANMVVGAADDKTGAGRDISVMFKRQDEVLKPFQVMQDKHVAQSEEITQTVPEGDGEDEEDNDWDMGDNALCPLCGHYIPLFAVSAHQRYHEMEGSE; encoded by the exons ATGGAGCcgccgaggaagaagagaccTAAAAGGAATGACGCTCGAATTATCTTGCAATTC GACTACGACTGTTTCTATGCACAGGTCTTTGAAAACAAGGACGCAAAGCTCAAGAAATTGCCATTGGGCGTCAAGCAAAAGAATTGTCTAGCGACCTGCAACTACAACGCTCGGGCTCGCGGTCTCACAAAGCTTATGTCCGTCTCTGAAGCGAAAAGATTGTGCCCAGAGCTTGTCCTCGTCGACGGCGAGGACCTTACGCCATTCCGTGATATGAGCAAGACCCTATTCAACTTCTTTAAAACCTTTTCGTGGAATCACAAAGTTGAACGTCTGGGATTTGATGAGGTGTTCATGG ACGTGACTGATATCATTGAGTACAACCTATCCTGCCTCAACCGAGCATCCTTGGAAGAGTCTTTCTTTTGCCTTTCCAAAAGCAATCCTGAACGAGGATTTCACTGCGATGTGACGAGCATTGCCGGATGTGTTGAAGGCCTAGCCATTTCCACCCCTGACCTAAACAACCCAGCCTATATGCGCCTCATGTTGGGATCACATTTTGCCCAGTTCCTACGACAACAGGTGGAAGAAAAATATGGGTTTACATCCACTTGTGGGATCTCAACTAACAAGATGCTCAGCAAACTCGTCGGCAGCAAGAATAAGCCTAGAAACCAAACAACACTAATGGCTATTACCGAAGACGAGGTGATCGCCTTCGTAGACACCCACAAATTGCGAAGAATTCCCGGGCTAGGGTTTAAAACTGTTCAGGTACTGGGTACTCAGGCTGGTGCTGACATGAGTAAAGGTGTATCCGAGATCCCAGAGTTGAGTGACAATCCTGTGACAGTTGCCGATGTGCGCCTCCACCCTGACATCTCGCCCGGAGCAATAGAAAAGCTACTTACAGGGCCCGGATCAGAGAAAGGGGTAGGTGTACGAATCTGGAGCTTGCTACATGGAGTCGATCCAACTGAGGTTAAGGAAGCCAGCGATGTGCCAACCCAGATTAGTATCGAAGATACCTATAAGGGCTTAGATACTCTGGCACACATAACAGAAGAGCTACACAAGCTATCATGCTCACTCATTCGAAGAATGAGGACAGACCTTCTCGTACCTGACGATGGGGCAGACACTCCAGGGGCACAAAAATGGATTGCCCGACCAAAGACATTGCGATTAGCGCTCAGGACATGGGCGTATCTGCACTCAGCGCAAGGTCAGAATTACAGTCGCGTCTCTCGATCTGGGTCCTTACCGCATTTTATCTTTGATTCCAAAGATGACATAGCTCATATTGCGGAACGGCTTGTTAGTGAAGCTCTGTTACCACTGCTCCGGCGTCTGTCCCCGGAAAAGGGACAGCGATGGAATCTACAGATGCTCAATATCTGCGTGGCAAACATGGTTGTTGGTGCAGCGGATGACAAGACGGGAGCAGGCAGGGACATATCTGTCATGTTTAAACGTCAAGACGAAGTGCTGAAGCCCTTTCAAGTGATGCAAGACAAGCATGTTGCACAGAGTGAGGAAATTACACAAACGGTGCCAGAAGGCGACggtgaagacgaagaagacaatGACTGGGACATGGGTGACAATGCATTATGTCCTCTTTGTGGTCATTATATTCCTTTGTTCGCTGTGTCGGCGCATCAGAGATATCATGAAATGGAAGGGTCTGAATAG
- a CDS encoding 60S ribosomal protein L3 — protein sequence MGYKAGMTTIVRDLDRPGAKANKKEIVEAVTIVDTPPMIVVGLVGYIETPRGLRSLTTVWAEHLSDELKRRFYKNWYKSKKKAFTKYAKKHSENNGASITRELERIKKYCTVVRVLAHTQIRKTPLKQKKAHLMEIQVNGGSIADKVSFGQELFEKPVDISSIFEQDEMIDVVAVTKGHGFEGVTARWGTKKLPRKTHKGLRKVACIGAWHPSHVQWTVARAGQRGYHHRTSVNHKIYRIGKGDADDNAATEIDVTKKTITPLGGFVRYGEVNNDFVMVKGSIPGTKKRVMTLRKTMFPQTSRRALEKVSLKWIDTSSEFGHGAFQTPAEKKQYQGTLKKDLASA from the exons ATGGGTTACAAGGCTGGTATGACCACCATCGTTCGTGACCTCGACCGACCTGGcgccaaggccaacaagaaggagattgttGAGGCGGTTACTATCGTCGATACCCCACCT ATGATCGTTGTTGGTCTTGTGGGATACATCGAGACTCCCCGAGGCCTGCGATCCCTCACCACCGTTTGGGCCGAGCATCTGAGCGACGAGCTTAAGCGCCGATTCTACAAGAACTGGTacaagagcaagaagaaggctttcACCAAGTACGCCAAGAAGCACTCCGAGAACAACGGTGCCTCCATCACCCGCGAGCTCGAGCGCATCAAGAAGTACTGCACCGTCGTCCGTGTCCTCGCCCACACTCAGATCCGAAAGACCCCTctcaagcagaagaaggcccaCCTTATGGAGATCCAGGTCAACGGTGGTTCCATCGCCGACAAGGTCTCTTTCGGTCAGGAGCTCTTCGAGAAGCCCGTTGATATCTCCAGCATCTTCGAGCAGGATGAGATGATTGACGTCGTTGCCGTCACCAAGGGTCACGGATTCGAAGGTGTCACCGCCCGTTGGGGCACCAAGAAGCTTCCTCGCAAGACCCATAAGGGTCTCCGAAAGGTTGCTTGTATCGGTGCTTGGCATCCTTCCCACGTCCAGTGGACTGTTGCCCGTGCTGGTCAGAGGGGTTACCATCACCGAACCTCCGTCAACCACAAGATCTACCGCATTGGTAAGGGCGATGCTGACGACAACGCCGCCACTGAGATCGATGTCACCAAGAAGACCATCACTCC TCTCGGTGGTTTCGTTCGCTATGGTGAGGTCAACAACGACTTCGTCATGGTCAAGGGTTCCATCCCTGGTACCAAGAAGCGAGTCATGACTCTCCGAAAGACCATGTTCCCCCAGACCTCCCGAAGAGCCCTCGAGAAGGTCAGCCTCAAGTGGATCGACACCTCGTCCGAGTTTGGACACGGTGCTTTCCAGACCCCtgcggagaagaagcagtaCCAGGGTACCCTCAAGAAGGATCTTGCCTCCGCTTAG
- a CDS encoding serine hydroxymethyltransferase, cytosolic, which produces MSNKYSEGYPGARYYGGNQHIDQIERLCQQRALEAFHLDSEKWGVNVQCLSGSPANLQVYQAIMPVHGRLMGLDLPHGGHLSHGYQTPQKKISAISTYFETMPYRVDLDTGIIDYDTLQKNAILFRPKVLVAGTSAYCRLIDYERMRKIADSVGAYLVVDMAHISGLIAAEVIPTPFKYADIVTTTTHKSLRGPRGAMIFFRKGVRSVDAKTGKETLYDLENPINFSVFPGHQGGPHNHTITALAVALKQAASPDFKAYQEKVVSNAKTLENTFKALGHKLVSDGTDSHMVLVDLRQHSLDGARVEAVLEQINIACNKNSIPGDKSALTPCGIRIGTPAMTSRGFGEKEFERVGKYIDEAIKICKEEQAALPKEANKLKDFKARVASGEVQKINDLKKEIASWCNDFPLPVEGWRLDAGI; this is translated from the exons ATGTCCAACAAGTACTCTGAGGGTTACCCCGGTGCTCGTTACTATGGTGGCAACCAGCACATCGACCAGATCGAGCGTCTCTGCCAGCAGCGTGCTCTTGAGGCTTTCCACCTCGACTCCGAGAAGTGGGGTGTCAACGTCCAGTGCCTTTCTGGATCCCCTGCCAACCTCCAGGTCTACCAGGCTATCATGCCTGTCCACGGCCGTCTCATGGGTCTCGACCTTCCCCATGGTGGCCATCTGAGCCACGGTTACCAGACCCCCCAGAAGAA GATCTCTGCTATCTCTACTTACTTTGAGACCATGCCTTACCGTGTCGACCTCGACACCGGCATCATTGACTATGATACACTCCAGAAGAACGCCATTCTCTTCCGCCCTAAGGTCCTTGTTGCTGGTACCTCTGCTTACTGCCGTCTCATTGACTACGAGCGCATGCGCAAGATCGCCGACTCCGTCGGTGCCTACCTTGTTGTCGATATGGCTCACATCTCCGGTCTCATTGCTGCCGAGGTCATCCCCACTCCCTTCAAGTACGCCGACATTGTTACAACCACCACCCACAAGTCTCTCCGTGGTCCCCGTGGtgccatgatcttcttccGCAAGGGTGTCCGCTCCGTCGATGCCAAGACCGGCAAGGAGACCCTCTACGACCTCGAGAACcccatcaacttctccgTCTTCCCCGGCCACCAGGGTGGTCCTCATAACCACACCATCACTGCTCTGGCTGTTGCCCTGAAGCAGGCTGCCAGCCCCGACTTCAAGGCCTACCAGGAGAAGGTTGTTTCCAACgccaagaccctggagaACACTTTCAAGGCTCTCGGCCACAAGCTCGTGTCTGACGGCACTGACAGCCACATGGTCCTCGTCGACCTTCGCCAGCACAGCCTGGACGGTGCCCGTGTTGAGGCCGTCCTTGAGCAAATCAACATTGCTTGCAACAAGAACTCCATCCCCGGTGACAAGTCTGCTCTCACCCCTTGCGGTATCCGTATTGGTACCCCCGCCATGACTTCTCGTGGTTTCGGAGAGAAGGAGTTCGAGCGTGTCGGCAAGTACATCGATGAGGCCATCAAGATCTGTAAGGAGGAGCAGGCTGCCCTCCCCAAGGAGgccaacaagctcaaggacTTCAAGGCTCGCGTCGCCAGCGGCGAGGTCCAGAAGATTAACGAcctcaagaaggagattgcCTCTTGGTGCAACGACTTCCCTCTTCCCGTTGAGGGCTGGCGTCTGGATGCCGGCATCTAA
- a CDS encoding DNA polymerase iota subunit produces MSVSEAKRLCPELVLVDGEDLTPFRDMSKTLFNFFKTFSWNHKVERLGFDEVFMDVTDIIEYNLSCLNRASLEESFFCLSKSNPERGFHCDVTSIAGCVEGLAISTPDLNNPAYMRLMLGSHFAQFLRQQVEEKYGFTSTCGISTNKMLSKLVGSKNKPRNQTTLMAITEDEVIAFVDTHKLRRIPGLGFKTVQVLGTQAGADMSKGVSEIPELSDNPVTVADVRLHPDISPGAIEKLLTGPGSEKGVGVRIWSLLHGVDPTEVKEASDVPTQISIEDTYKGLDTLAHITEELHKLSCSLIRRMRTDLLVPDDGADTPGAQKWIARPKTLRLALRTWAYLHSAQGQNYSRVSRSGSLPHFIFDSKDDIAHIAERLVSEALLPLLRRLSPEKGQRWNLQMLNICVANMVVGAADDKTGAGRDISVMFKRQDEVLKPFQVMQDKHVAQSEEITQTVPEGDGEDEEDNDWDMGDNALCPLCGHYIPLFAVSAHQRYHEMEGSE; encoded by the exons ATGTCCGTCTCTGAAGCGAAAAGATTGTGCCCAGAGCTTGTCCTCGTCGACGGCGAGGACCTTACGCCATTCCGTGATATGAGCAAGACCCTATTCAACTTCTTTAAAACCTTTTCGTGGAATCACAAAGTTGAACGTCTGGGATTTGATGAGGTGTTCATGG ACGTGACTGATATCATTGAGTACAACCTATCCTGCCTCAACCGAGCATCCTTGGAAGAGTCTTTCTTTTGCCTTTCCAAAAGCAATCCTGAACGAGGATTTCACTGCGATGTGACGAGCATTGCCGGATGTGTTGAAGGCCTAGCCATTTCCACCCCTGACCTAAACAACCCAGCCTATATGCGCCTCATGTTGGGATCACATTTTGCCCAGTTCCTACGACAACAGGTGGAAGAAAAATATGGGTTTACATCCACTTGTGGGATCTCAACTAACAAGATGCTCAGCAAACTCGTCGGCAGCAAGAATAAGCCTAGAAACCAAACAACACTAATGGCTATTACCGAAGACGAGGTGATCGCCTTCGTAGACACCCACAAATTGCGAAGAATTCCCGGGCTAGGGTTTAAAACTGTTCAGGTACTGGGTACTCAGGCTGGTGCTGACATGAGTAAAGGTGTATCCGAGATCCCAGAGTTGAGTGACAATCCTGTGACAGTTGCCGATGTGCGCCTCCACCCTGACATCTCGCCCGGAGCAATAGAAAAGCTACTTACAGGGCCCGGATCAGAGAAAGGGGTAGGTGTACGAATCTGGAGCTTGCTACATGGAGTCGATCCAACTGAGGTTAAGGAAGCCAGCGATGTGCCAACCCAGATTAGTATCGAAGATACCTATAAGGGCTTAGATACTCTGGCACACATAACAGAAGAGCTACACAAGCTATCATGCTCACTCATTCGAAGAATGAGGACAGACCTTCTCGTACCTGACGATGGGGCAGACACTCCAGGGGCACAAAAATGGATTGCCCGACCAAAGACATTGCGATTAGCGCTCAGGACATGGGCGTATCTGCACTCAGCGCAAGGTCAGAATTACAGTCGCGTCTCTCGATCTGGGTCCTTACCGCATTTTATCTTTGATTCCAAAGATGACATAGCTCATATTGCGGAACGGCTTGTTAGTGAAGCTCTGTTACCACTGCTCCGGCGTCTGTCCCCGGAAAAGGGACAGCGATGGAATCTACAGATGCTCAATATCTGCGTGGCAAACATGGTTGTTGGTGCAGCGGATGACAAGACGGGAGCAGGCAGGGACATATCTGTCATGTTTAAACGTCAAGACGAAGTGCTGAAGCCCTTTCAAGTGATGCAAGACAAGCATGTTGCACAGAGTGAGGAAATTACACAAACGGTGCCAGAAGGCGACggtgaagacgaagaagacaatGACTGGGACATGGGTGACAATGCATTATGTCCTCTTTGTGGTCATTATATTCCTTTGTTCGCTGTGTCGGCGCATCAGAGATATCATGAAATGGAAGGGTCTGAATAG
- a CDS encoding serine hydroxymethyltransferase, cytosolic, whose amino-acid sequence MSPTNAEYALSESHKEMLEKSLLDSDPEVASIMKDEIKRQRESIILIASENITSRAVFDALGSPMSNKYSEGYPGARYYGGNQHIDQIERLCQQRALEAFHLDSEKWGVNVQCLSGSPANLQVYQAIMPVHGRLMGLDLPHGGHLSHGYQTPQKKISAISTYFETMPYRVDLDTGIIDYDTLQKNAILFRPKVLVAGTSAYCRLIDYERMRKIADSVGAYLVVDMAHISGLIAAEVIPTPFKYADIVTTTTHKSLRGPRGAMIFFRKGVRSVDAKTGKETLYDLENPINFSVFPGHQGGPHNHTITALAVALKQAASPDFKAYQEKVVSNAKTLENTFKALGHKLVSDGTDSHMVLVDLRQHSLDGARVEAVLEQINIACNKNSIPGDKSALTPCGIRIGTPAMTSRGFGEKEFERVGKYIDEAIKICKEEQAALPKEANKLKDFKARVASGEVQKINDLKKEIASWCNDFPLPVEGWRLDAGI is encoded by the exons ATGTCTCCCACAAACGCCGAGTATGCGCTCTCTGAGTCGCACAAGGAG ATGCTTGAGAAGTCTCTCCTCGACTCCGACCCTGAGGTCGCCTCCATCATG AAGGATGAGATTAAGCGTCAGCGCGAGTCCATTATCCTCATCGCCTCCGAGAACATCACCTCCCGCGCTGTCTTCGATGCCCTTGGTTCCCCCATGTCCAACAAGTACTCTGAGGGTTACCCCGGTGCTCGTTACTATGGTGGCAACCAGCACATCGACCAGATCGAGCGTCTCTGCCAGCAGCGTGCTCTTGAGGCTTTCCACCTCGACTCCGAGAAGTGGGGTGTCAACGTCCAGTGCCTTTCTGGATCCCCTGCCAACCTCCAGGTCTACCAGGCTATCATGCCTGTCCACGGCCGTCTCATGGGTCTCGACCTTCCCCATGGTGGCCATCTGAGCCACGGTTACCAGACCCCCCAGAAGAA GATCTCTGCTATCTCTACTTACTTTGAGACCATGCCTTACCGTGTCGACCTCGACACCGGCATCATTGACTATGATACACTCCAGAAGAACGCCATTCTCTTCCGCCCTAAGGTCCTTGTTGCTGGTACCTCTGCTTACTGCCGTCTCATTGACTACGAGCGCATGCGCAAGATCGCCGACTCCGTCGGTGCCTACCTTGTTGTCGATATGGCTCACATCTCCGGTCTCATTGCTGCCGAGGTCATCCCCACTCCCTTCAAGTACGCCGACATTGTTACAACCACCACCCACAAGTCTCTCCGTGGTCCCCGTGGtgccatgatcttcttccGCAAGGGTGTCCGCTCCGTCGATGCCAAGACCGGCAAGGAGACCCTCTACGACCTCGAGAACcccatcaacttctccgTCTTCCCCGGCCACCAGGGTGGTCCTCATAACCACACCATCACTGCTCTGGCTGTTGCCCTGAAGCAGGCTGCCAGCCCCGACTTCAAGGCCTACCAGGAGAAGGTTGTTTCCAACgccaagaccctggagaACACTTTCAAGGCTCTCGGCCACAAGCTCGTGTCTGACGGCACTGACAGCCACATGGTCCTCGTCGACCTTCGCCAGCACAGCCTGGACGGTGCCCGTGTTGAGGCCGTCCTTGAGCAAATCAACATTGCTTGCAACAAGAACTCCATCCCCGGTGACAAGTCTGCTCTCACCCCTTGCGGTATCCGTATTGGTACCCCCGCCATGACTTCTCGTGGTTTCGGAGAGAAGGAGTTCGAGCGTGTCGGCAAGTACATCGATGAGGCCATCAAGATCTGTAAGGAGGAGCAGGCTGCCCTCCCCAAGGAGgccaacaagctcaaggacTTCAAGGCTCGCGTCGCCAGCGGCGAGGTCCAGAAGATTAACGAcctcaagaaggagattgcCTCTTGGTGCAACGACTTCCCTCTTCCCGTTGAGGGCTGGCGTCTGGATGCCGGCATCTAA
- a CDS encoding DNA polymerase iota subunit yields MRCSWYNLSCLNRASLEESFFCLSKSNPERGFHCDVTSIAGCVEGLAISTPDLNNPAYMRLMLGSHFAQFLRQQVEEKYGFTSTCGISTNKMLSKLVGSKNKPRNQTTLMAITEDEVIAFVDTHKLRRIPGLGFKTVQVLGTQAGADMSKGVSEIPELSDNPVTVADVRLHPDISPGAIEKLLTGPGSEKGVGVRIWSLLHGVDPTEVKEASDVPTQISIEDTYKGLDTLAHITEELHKLSCSLIRRMRTDLLVPDDGADTPGAQKWIARPKTLRLALRTWAYLHSAQGQNYSRVSRSGSLPHFIFDSKDDIAHIAERLVSEALLPLLRRLSPEKGQRWNLQMLNICVANMVVGAADDKTGAGRDISVMFKRQDEVLKPFQVMQDKHVAQSEEITQTVPEGDGEDEEDNDWDMGDNALCPLCGHYIPLFAVSAHQRYHEMEGSE; encoded by the exons ATGAGGTGTTCATGG TACAACCTATCCTGCCTCAACCGAGCATCCTTGGAAGAGTCTTTCTTTTGCCTTTCCAAAAGCAATCCTGAACGAGGATTTCACTGCGATGTGACGAGCATTGCCGGATGTGTTGAAGGCCTAGCCATTTCCACCCCTGACCTAAACAACCCAGCCTATATGCGCCTCATGTTGGGATCACATTTTGCCCAGTTCCTACGACAACAGGTGGAAGAAAAATATGGGTTTACATCCACTTGTGGGATCTCAACTAACAAGATGCTCAGCAAACTCGTCGGCAGCAAGAATAAGCCTAGAAACCAAACAACACTAATGGCTATTACCGAAGACGAGGTGATCGCCTTCGTAGACACCCACAAATTGCGAAGAATTCCCGGGCTAGGGTTTAAAACTGTTCAGGTACTGGGTACTCAGGCTGGTGCTGACATGAGTAAAGGTGTATCCGAGATCCCAGAGTTGAGTGACAATCCTGTGACAGTTGCCGATGTGCGCCTCCACCCTGACATCTCGCCCGGAGCAATAGAAAAGCTACTTACAGGGCCCGGATCAGAGAAAGGGGTAGGTGTACGAATCTGGAGCTTGCTACATGGAGTCGATCCAACTGAGGTTAAGGAAGCCAGCGATGTGCCAACCCAGATTAGTATCGAAGATACCTATAAGGGCTTAGATACTCTGGCACACATAACAGAAGAGCTACACAAGCTATCATGCTCACTCATTCGAAGAATGAGGACAGACCTTCTCGTACCTGACGATGGGGCAGACACTCCAGGGGCACAAAAATGGATTGCCCGACCAAAGACATTGCGATTAGCGCTCAGGACATGGGCGTATCTGCACTCAGCGCAAGGTCAGAATTACAGTCGCGTCTCTCGATCTGGGTCCTTACCGCATTTTATCTTTGATTCCAAAGATGACATAGCTCATATTGCGGAACGGCTTGTTAGTGAAGCTCTGTTACCACTGCTCCGGCGTCTGTCCCCGGAAAAGGGACAGCGATGGAATCTACAGATGCTCAATATCTGCGTGGCAAACATGGTTGTTGGTGCAGCGGATGACAAGACGGGAGCAGGCAGGGACATATCTGTCATGTTTAAACGTCAAGACGAAGTGCTGAAGCCCTTTCAAGTGATGCAAGACAAGCATGTTGCACAGAGTGAGGAAATTACACAAACGGTGCCAGAAGGCGACggtgaagacgaagaagacaatGACTGGGACATGGGTGACAATGCATTATGTCCTCTTTGTGGTCATTATATTCCTTTGTTCGCTGTGTCGGCGCATCAGAGATATCATGAAATGGAAGGGTCTGAATAG
- a CDS encoding 60S ribosomal protein L3 — MIVVGLVGYIETPRGLRSLTTVWAEHLSDELKRRFYKNWYKSKKKAFTKYAKKHSENNGASITRELERIKKYCTVVRVLAHTQIRKTPLKQKKAHLMEIQVNGGSIADKVSFGQELFEKPVDISSIFEQDEMIDVVAVTKGHGFEGVTARWGTKKLPRKTHKGLRKVACIGAWHPSHVQWTVARAGQRGYHHRTSVNHKIYRIGKGDADDNAATEIDVTKKTITPLGGFVRYGEVNNDFVMVKGSIPGTKKRVMTLRKTMFPQTSRRALEKVSLKWIDTSSEFGHGAFQTPAEKKQYQGTLKKDLASA; from the exons ATGATCGTTGTTGGTCTTGTGGGATACATCGAGACTCCCCGAGGCCTGCGATCCCTCACCACCGTTTGGGCCGAGCATCTGAGCGACGAGCTTAAGCGCCGATTCTACAAGAACTGGTacaagagcaagaagaaggctttcACCAAGTACGCCAAGAAGCACTCCGAGAACAACGGTGCCTCCATCACCCGCGAGCTCGAGCGCATCAAGAAGTACTGCACCGTCGTCCGTGTCCTCGCCCACACTCAGATCCGAAAGACCCCTctcaagcagaagaaggcccaCCTTATGGAGATCCAGGTCAACGGTGGTTCCATCGCCGACAAGGTCTCTTTCGGTCAGGAGCTCTTCGAGAAGCCCGTTGATATCTCCAGCATCTTCGAGCAGGATGAGATGATTGACGTCGTTGCCGTCACCAAGGGTCACGGATTCGAAGGTGTCACCGCCCGTTGGGGCACCAAGAAGCTTCCTCGCAAGACCCATAAGGGTCTCCGAAAGGTTGCTTGTATCGGTGCTTGGCATCCTTCCCACGTCCAGTGGACTGTTGCCCGTGCTGGTCAGAGGGGTTACCATCACCGAACCTCCGTCAACCACAAGATCTACCGCATTGGTAAGGGCGATGCTGACGACAACGCCGCCACTGAGATCGATGTCACCAAGAAGACCATCACTCC TCTCGGTGGTTTCGTTCGCTATGGTGAGGTCAACAACGACTTCGTCATGGTCAAGGGTTCCATCCCTGGTACCAAGAAGCGAGTCATGACTCTCCGAAAGACCATGTTCCCCCAGACCTCCCGAAGAGCCCTCGAGAAGGTCAGCCTCAAGTGGATCGACACCTCGTCCGAGTTTGGACACGGTGCTTTCCAGACCCCtgcggagaagaagcagtaCCAGGGTACCCTCAAGAAGGATCTTGCCTCCGCTTAG